The Miscanthus floridulus cultivar M001 chromosome 7, ASM1932011v1, whole genome shotgun sequence genome includes a region encoding these proteins:
- the LOC136463230 gene encoding uncharacterized protein, with the protein MDITQYTGRLADALRDVGQPVRETSQVLNMLRGLSSKYRHAISAITAKQPPHTFLSARSYLLLEEHYDKEQANTAAHQALVATGAARSSSTSSPGTSDGGSSSATTPAPARSPAVGHGTPPRHDNKKGRGRGRGCGGYQHTGSGGSNSSAPRPPAGWAPGVNPWTGMVQAWPMPFRVPGAGVLGSRPGAPPQHAYFAGSPPLPAPGAVQQHAPPPDVWNNQALLAALVTSGVPPSGPQAAEWFMDTGATSHMASNAGHPDPNGAPPM; encoded by the exons ATGGACATTACTCAGTACACCGGCCGCCTTGCCGACGCCCTCCGTGATGTTGGCCAGCCGGTGCGCGAGACAAGCCAAGTCCTCAATATGCTGCGCGGCCTGAGCTCGAAGTATCGCCATGCCATCTCGGCGATCACGGCGAAGCAGCCGCCGCATACGTTCCTCTCGGCGCGCTCCTATCTCCTTCTGGAGGAGCACTACGACAAGGAACAGGCGAATACTGCAGCGCATCAGGCCCTTGTCGCCACTGGCGCCGCCCGTTCTTCTTCCACTTCATCGCCAGGCACCAGCGACGGCGGTTCTAGCTCTGCAACTACGCCGGCTCCTGCGCGTTCACCGGCAGTTGGTCATGGCACGCCCCCACGACACGACAACAAGAAAGGTCGTGGGCGCGGCCGTGGTTGTGGCGGTTACCAGCATACTGGCAGCGGCGGTTCCAACTCTTCCGCGCCGCGACCCCCAGCTGGTTGGGCGCCCGGCGTCAACCCATGGACCGGGATGGTCCAGGCCTGGCCGATGCCATTCCGCGTGCCAGGCGCTGGTGTCCTCGGTTCCCGTCCTGGCGCTCCACCACAGCACGCATACTTCGCTGGGTCACCGCCTCTTCCGGCTCCTGGTGCCGTCCAGCAACATGCACCGCCGCCTGATGTTTGGAACAATCAGGCTTTGCTCGCTGCGTTGGTGACATCAGGCGTTCCACCGAGCGGCCCGCAGGCAGCTGAGTGGTTTATGGACACTGGTGCGACGTCGCACATGGCCTCAAATGCTG GACATCCCGACCCGAACGGTGCTCCTCCTATGTAG